A stretch of bacterium DNA encodes these proteins:
- a CDS encoding glycosyltransferase family 9 protein, which yields MSWLLDGKPVSSVLLTRLRYLGDVVMTTVLAEVLRAGDPELRIGYLCEAAHAPVLEGHPHLDRIHRLGARRRGADARARVPATGAATGPARGTLGMVAELRAARYDLAVDLFFNPRSAWLLRLAGIPRRIGGTRGSRRRLYTHVVLRPDLPELPLGDLAPGGLGEHLCRLATLVHAGTGQDLVTWAAGRFPPGSLAPRIAGCERAPAPGAPVVLAPAATWPTKEWPAAHWRELVAAWSGRSNRPLQVLIPPGRQDDWSAFAAELPDEGIEVLPPGGLSGVRRLLAASAGVISADGGVMHLAVGLGVPTLGLFGPTDPAIWFPYEGLGPFRVLATRPACHPCDRHTCGEFICLPDLAPADVLDAAVALFGRDGTAAP from the coding sequence GTGAGCTGGCTGCTCGACGGCAAGCCGGTCTCGTCGGTGCTGCTGACGCGGCTGCGCTACCTGGGCGACGTGGTCATGACCACCGTCCTGGCCGAGGTGCTGCGGGCCGGAGACCCCGAGCTGCGCATCGGCTACCTCTGCGAGGCGGCCCACGCCCCGGTCCTGGAGGGACATCCGCATCTCGATCGGATCCATCGGCTCGGCGCCCGCCGCCGCGGGGCCGACGCCCGCGCCCGCGTGCCGGCCACGGGGGCCGCGACGGGGCCGGCGCGAGGCACCCTGGGCATGGTGGCCGAACTGCGGGCCGCCCGCTACGACCTGGCGGTCGACCTCTTCTTCAATCCGCGCAGCGCCTGGCTGCTGCGCCTAGCAGGCATCCCGCGCCGCATCGGCGGCACCCGCGGCAGCCGGCGGCGACTCTACACCCATGTGGTGCTGCGCCCGGATCTGCCGGAGCTTCCGCTCGGCGATCTGGCGCCCGGCGGGCTCGGCGAGCATCTCTGCCGCCTGGCGACCCTCGTGCACGCCGGGACCGGGCAGGACCTCGTGACCTGGGCCGCCGGGAGATTCCCGCCGGGCTCCCTCGCGCCGCGCATCGCCGGTTGCGAGCGGGCCCCGGCCCCGGGCGCGCCGGTCGTGCTCGCGCCGGCGGCCACGTGGCCCACCAAGGAGTGGCCGGCCGCGCACTGGCGGGAACTGGTGGCGGCCTGGAGCGGCCGCTCGAACCGGCCGCTGCAGGTGCTCATCCCGCCCGGGCGACAGGATGACTGGAGCGCCTTTGCCGCCGAGCTGCCGGACGAGGGAATCGAGGTGCTGCCCCCCGGCGGGCTGAGCGGCGTGCGCCGGCTGCTCGCGGCGTCCGCGGGCGTGATCAGCGCCGACGGCGGGGTCATGCACCTGGCGGTGGGCCTGGGCGTACCCACCCTGGGCCTCTTCGGCCCGACCGATCCGGCCATCTGGTTTCCGTACGAAGGTCTCGGCCCCTTCCGGGTCCTGGCGACACGACCGGCGTGCCACCCCTGCGATCGCCACACCTGCGGCGAATTCATCTGCCTGCCGGACCTCGCGCCCGCCGACGTCCTGGACGCGGCCGTCGCCCTGTTCGGGCGGGACGGGACGGCTGCGCCATGA
- a CDS encoding HAD family hydrolase, whose translation MPTWKGPAHPAAADGGPPPPALFVDRDGVVIADRDYLADPDGVALLPGVAAALARARAEGWLLIGVTNQSGIGRGYFGEAEFSAVMERIEADLAAAGARFDAFYYCPHGPADDCPCRKPRPGLLREAARDLTWDPARSWVVGDKASDVALGRDAGLGGVLVRTGYGRGQEEAVRTRWAGDDRVFVADDLAAAVDRILAATPGGEA comes from the coding sequence ATGCCCACCTGGAAGGGTCCCGCCCATCCGGCCGCAGCCGACGGCGGTCCGCCCCCGCCGGCGCTGTTCGTCGACCGCGACGGGGTCGTCATCGCCGACCGCGACTACCTCGCCGATCCCGACGGGGTGGCGTTGCTGCCCGGCGTCGCCGCGGCCCTGGCGCGTGCCCGCGCGGAGGGCTGGCTTCTCATCGGCGTCACCAACCAGTCGGGCATCGGGCGCGGCTATTTCGGCGAAGCCGAGTTCAGCGCCGTGATGGAGCGGATCGAGGCCGACCTGGCCGCCGCCGGGGCGCGCTTCGACGCCTTCTACTACTGCCCGCATGGCCCCGCTGACGACTGCCCGTGCCGCAAGCCGCGCCCGGGGCTGCTCCGGGAGGCGGCGCGCGACCTGACCTGGGATCCGGCGCGTTCCTGGGTCGTGGGGGACAAGGCCAGCGACGTGGCCCTCGGCCGCGACGCCGGCCTGGGCGGCGTGCTGGTGCGCACCGGCTACGGGCGCGGCCAGGAGGAGGCGGTCCGGACCCGCTGGGCTGGCGACGACCGGGTCTTCGTGGCCGACGACCTCGCGGCCGCCGTCGACCGGATCCTGGCCGCGACGCCGGGAGGCGAGGCGTGA
- the waaF gene encoding lipopolysaccharide heptosyltransferase II, which produces MPTRRILLHMPNWLGDVVMATPLLDHLARAAAAAGDGGRVDVAVRPAWAPLFRDDPRVGSLLPVERGGRHAGLGGLWRQGRELAAGGYAAVVLGPPSLRAGLVAALSRASVRVGHSGDGRDWLLGSAVARGPRGTRHHAWELLDLGVAAVADLGWPAPLLPDGDLPPPSLAGTAAWEAQPLPDERPLWVVAPGTTYGEAKSWPAARVAELVEAAVRDAGARVVFLGDAAAAPFAAALCSGSRRRAAAAWAEAADLVDLTGRTDLVEVVRVLRAATAFVGNDSGLMHVAGALGVPTVGVFGSSNPDWTRPLGPWTTAVTAAGFPCRPCYRRTCNQPEFCLATIGGAEVFAAACDLVARRGAATEERS; this is translated from the coding sequence GTGCCCACCCGGCGAATCCTCCTGCACATGCCCAACTGGCTGGGCGACGTCGTCATGGCCACGCCCCTGCTCGACCACCTGGCCCGCGCCGCCGCGGCCGCCGGCGATGGCGGGCGGGTCGACGTGGCCGTGCGCCCGGCCTGGGCTCCGCTCTTCCGGGACGATCCGCGGGTCGGTTCCCTGCTCCCGGTGGAGCGCGGCGGACGCCACGCCGGCCTGGGGGGGCTCTGGCGCCAGGGCCGGGAACTGGCCGCCGGCGGCTATGCGGCGGTGGTCCTCGGGCCGCCGAGCCTGCGCGCGGGGCTGGTGGCCGCCCTCTCGCGCGCATCCGTGCGGGTGGGCCACAGCGGCGACGGCCGCGACTGGCTGCTCGGCTCGGCCGTGGCCCGCGGGCCGCGCGGGACCCGACATCACGCGTGGGAACTGCTCGATCTGGGGGTGGCCGCCGTGGCCGATCTGGGCTGGCCGGCCCCCCTTCTGCCCGACGGCGACCTGCCACCGCCATCCCTTGCCGGCACCGCGGCCTGGGAGGCCCAGCCTCTGCCCGACGAGCGGCCGCTGTGGGTCGTGGCGCCGGGCACCACCTACGGAGAGGCCAAGTCCTGGCCGGCCGCGCGGGTGGCCGAGCTGGTCGAGGCGGCGGTCCGCGACGCGGGCGCCCGCGTGGTCTTCCTCGGCGATGCGGCAGCCGCACCGTTCGCCGCGGCGCTGTGCTCCGGCAGCCGCCGCCGTGCCGCTGCGGCCTGGGCGGAAGCGGCCGATCTGGTCGACCTCACCGGACGCACCGACCTTGTGGAGGTGGTGCGGGTCCTCAGGGCGGCGACCGCCTTCGTGGGCAACGACAGCGGCCTCATGCACGTAGCCGGCGCGCTGGGGGTCCCGACCGTCGGGGTGTTCGGTTCGTCGAATCCGGACTGGACGCGACCGCTCGGTCCCTGGACCACCGCCGTAACGGCCGCGGGGTTTCCCTGTCGGCCCTGCTACCGGCGCACCTGCAACCAGCCCGAGTTCTGCCTCGCCACCATCGGCGGGGCCGAGGTCTTCGCCGCGGCCTGCGACCTGGTCGCGCGGCGCGGGGCGGCCACCGAGGAGCGAAGCTGA
- a CDS encoding glycosyltransferase family 9 protein — MAEHKIISSLMRPFFRKGQEAAFTVPGALREDSRILCIDPGDLSDVLFHMPLLTAVRRRHPGSKMDFLLPEKHAPLVVPSGLARQCIIYKEGQLNPWRPAFGAMLRKLSASNYDVALVMSYSPQPRLELAALASGAAFRYGPSHGDSWPAINFELRAATDGPRGYRGDRLLRAAPFLGFQPDEMNPRWPLPMDKVRQMAQQVHFHKPNPDQMLIGVDPGVAKTGHAFALENMQFLVRQLSSQLVCKILPLADPDQQDRLQKFETSLSEVPVGLERETLLEMVLLLSHCDLFVAGNTDFFHFAVALGVPAVGLFSKADGPEWEPADRPRARVIRVTKGEKVDIETLMEAVEAVTGGRTSTASRVIPASPPSRDG; from the coding sequence TTGGCCGAGCACAAGATCATCAGTTCGCTCATGCGCCCCTTCTTCCGCAAGGGGCAGGAGGCCGCCTTCACGGTGCCGGGAGCCCTGCGCGAAGATTCGCGCATCCTCTGCATCGATCCCGGCGACCTGAGCGACGTGCTCTTCCACATGCCCCTGCTGACCGCCGTCCGCCGGCGCCATCCGGGTTCGAAGATGGACTTCCTGCTGCCGGAGAAGCATGCGCCCCTGGTGGTGCCCAGCGGCCTCGCGCGGCAGTGCATCATCTACAAGGAGGGGCAGCTGAATCCGTGGCGGCCGGCCTTCGGCGCCATGCTGCGGAAACTTTCCGCTTCCAACTACGACGTGGCCCTGGTCATGTCGTACTCGCCTCAGCCCCGGCTCGAACTGGCCGCCCTCGCCAGCGGGGCCGCCTTCCGCTACGGACCCAGCCACGGCGACTCGTGGCCGGCGATCAACTTCGAACTGCGCGCGGCGACCGACGGACCGCGGGGCTACCGCGGCGACCGTCTGCTGCGCGCGGCGCCGTTCCTGGGCTTCCAGCCCGACGAGATGAACCCGCGCTGGCCCCTGCCCATGGACAAGGTGCGCCAGATGGCGCAGCAGGTGCACTTCCACAAGCCGAATCCCGATCAGATGCTCATCGGCGTCGATCCCGGCGTCGCCAAGACCGGGCACGCCTTCGCCCTGGAGAACATGCAGTTCCTGGTGCGCCAGCTGAGCAGCCAGCTCGTGTGCAAGATCCTGCCGCTGGCCGATCCGGACCAGCAGGACCGCCTGCAGAAGTTCGAGACGAGCCTCTCGGAAGTGCCGGTGGGACTCGAGCGCGAGACGCTGCTCGAGATGGTGCTGCTGCTGTCGCACTGCGACCTCTTCGTGGCGGGCAATACCGACTTCTTCCACTTCGCCGTGGCCCTGGGCGTGCCGGCGGTGGGCCTCTTCAGCAAGGCGGACGGTCCGGAGTGGGAGCCGGCCGACCGTCCCCGGGCCCGCGTGATCCGCGTCACCAAGGGGGAGAAGGTCGACATCGAGACCCTCATGGAGGCGGTCGAGGCCGTCACCGGTGGCCGCACCAGCACCGCCTCGCGGGTGATTCCGGCGAGCCCGCCCTCGCGCGATGGCTAG
- the lon gene encoding endopeptidase La has protein sequence MADNQRDHRDDDMDGEIHLPADLPILPISEAVIFPAMMVPLVLSDTNLVKLADDCLAGDKILGAFAQKELEDDDEDVDDRDLIYRVGTAVKIQKMLRFPDGSMRLLGQGIARIRLDEFLADAPYMKARISHIAEDVQDDSRTLAYMRGVANNFLKIVDASETLSDELKVVVMNIDDPGRLADLIATNLDVEVAEKQEILEEASPRKRLQLLSKLVMRELDVLELGQKLQTRVRKSIDKDQREYYLRQQMKAIQRELGDTDEGSVELDDLRTRIDESDLPEKVLAAANREFDRLSRMSPGASEYTVSKTYLDWILDLPWNEASEDKLDLKAAEEILERDHYGLEDVKERIIEYLAVRKLKADHRGPILCLAGPPGVGKTSLGRSIAEAVGRKFFRFSLGGMRDEAEIRGHRRTYVGSMPGRIIAGIKECGTNNPVLMLDEIDKLGQDFRGDPASALLEVLDPEQNSDFTDHYLTLPFDLSKVMFITTANMLDTIPRPLLDRMEVIQLAGYTNLEKLQIAKRYLLPRQMEANGVTGKHIRITDAGLMKIIEDHTREAGVRNLEREIGGVCRKVATGVAKGKRKREVVGARNLEDFLGPPSYSGQRLRRHLKPGVCTGLAWTQVGGKILYIEGLSLPGGRGALNLTGQVGSVMQESASAAFSYLRNRFGARKEFVDFFTKRDVHIHLPAGAVPKDGPSAGIAMASVLLSLMVNRAIDRRTAMTGEITLTGAVLPIGGLTEKVLAAHRVGIKRVILPAANEVDLHDIPDEVRQEIAFVPVSHVDEVWEAILPDVVS, from the coding sequence ATGGCGGACAACCAGCGGGATCACAGGGACGACGACATGGATGGCGAGATCCATCTGCCCGCCGACTTGCCCATCCTGCCCATCAGCGAGGCGGTGATCTTCCCCGCCATGATGGTGCCCCTGGTGCTGAGCGACACGAACCTGGTCAAGCTCGCCGACGACTGCCTGGCGGGCGACAAGATCCTCGGAGCCTTCGCCCAGAAGGAACTCGAGGACGATGACGAGGATGTCGACGATCGCGACCTCATCTACCGCGTGGGAACCGCCGTCAAGATCCAGAAGATGCTGCGTTTCCCGGACGGGAGCATGCGCCTGCTGGGCCAGGGCATCGCGCGCATCCGGCTGGACGAGTTCCTCGCCGACGCCCCCTACATGAAGGCGCGCATCTCGCACATCGCCGAGGACGTGCAGGACGACAGCCGCACCCTCGCCTACATGCGCGGCGTGGCCAACAACTTCCTGAAGATCGTCGACGCCTCGGAGACCCTCAGCGACGAGCTGAAGGTCGTCGTCATGAACATCGACGACCCGGGCCGCCTCGCCGACCTGATCGCCACCAACCTCGACGTGGAAGTGGCGGAGAAGCAGGAGATCCTCGAGGAAGCCTCGCCGCGCAAGCGCCTGCAGCTCCTCTCCAAGCTCGTGATGCGCGAACTCGACGTGCTCGAGCTGGGGCAGAAGCTGCAGACGCGCGTGCGCAAGTCCATCGACAAGGACCAGCGCGAGTACTACCTGCGGCAGCAGATGAAGGCGATCCAGCGCGAGCTGGGCGACACCGACGAGGGCTCGGTCGAGCTCGACGACCTGCGCACGCGGATCGACGAGTCCGACCTGCCGGAGAAGGTGCTGGCGGCGGCCAACCGCGAGTTCGACCGCCTCAGCCGCATGTCGCCGGGCGCGAGCGAGTACACGGTCAGCAAGACCTACCTCGACTGGATCCTCGACCTGCCCTGGAACGAGGCCAGCGAAGACAAACTCGACCTGAAGGCGGCCGAGGAGATCCTCGAGCGCGACCACTACGGTCTCGAGGACGTCAAGGAACGCATCATCGAGTACCTGGCCGTGCGCAAGCTGAAGGCCGACCACCGCGGCCCGATCCTCTGCCTCGCCGGGCCCCCGGGCGTGGGCAAGACGTCGCTGGGCCGCAGCATCGCCGAGGCGGTGGGGCGGAAGTTCTTCCGCTTCTCCCTGGGCGGTATGCGCGACGAGGCCGAGATCCGCGGGCATCGCCGCACCTACGTGGGGTCCATGCCCGGCCGCATCATCGCCGGCATCAAGGAATGCGGCACCAACAATCCGGTGCTCATGCTCGACGAGATCGACAAGCTGGGGCAGGACTTCCGCGGCGATCCGGCCAGCGCCCTGCTCGAGGTGCTCGATCCCGAACAGAACTCCGACTTCACCGACCACTACCTGACGCTGCCCTTCGACCTGTCGAAGGTCATGTTCATCACGACGGCGAACATGCTCGACACGATCCCGCGGCCGCTGCTCGACCGCATGGAGGTGATCCAGCTCGCCGGCTACACCAACCTCGAGAAGCTGCAGATCGCCAAGCGCTACCTGCTGCCCCGGCAGATGGAAGCCAACGGGGTCACCGGCAAGCACATCCGCATCACCGACGCGGGCCTCATGAAGATCATCGAGGACCACACGCGGGAGGCCGGCGTGCGCAACCTCGAGCGCGAGATCGGCGGTGTGTGCCGCAAGGTGGCCACCGGCGTCGCCAAGGGGAAACGCAAGCGCGAGGTGGTCGGCGCGCGCAACCTCGAGGATTTCCTCGGGCCCCCCAGCTATTCGGGGCAGCGCCTGCGCCGCCACCTGAAGCCGGGCGTGTGCACGGGCCTCGCCTGGACCCAGGTCGGGGGCAAGATCCTCTACATCGAGGGACTGAGCCTGCCCGGTGGGCGCGGGGCCCTCAATCTCACGGGCCAGGTGGGCAGCGTCATGCAGGAGTCGGCGTCGGCGGCCTTCAGCTACCTGCGCAACCGCTTCGGCGCCCGCAAGGAGTTCGTCGACTTCTTCACCAAGCGCGACGTGCACATCCACCTGCCGGCCGGGGCCGTGCCCAAGGACGGCCCGAGCGCGGGCATCGCCATGGCCAGCGTGCTGCTCTCGCTGATGGTGAACAGGGCCATCGACCGCCGCACCGCCATGACCGGCGAGATCACGTTGACCGGCGCGGTGCTGCCCATCGGCGGGCTCACCGAGAAGGTGCTGGCCGCCCACCGCGTGGGCATCAAGCGGGTGATTCTTCCCGCCGCCAACGAGGTCGATCTGCACGACATACCCGACGAGGTGCGGCAGGAGATCGCGTTCGTGCCCGTCAGCCACGTCGACGAGGTGTGGGAGGCGATCCTCCCGGACGTGGTCTCGTAG
- a CDS encoding Hsp20/alpha crystallin family protein, translated as MSKRDRTGELEEIFEILVTSYAQKGGVLPGEADLSWKPATDAYETEDSFIVQMDLAGMDPTQIEVLADEKTLLVRGIRRDSSGPGKKHFHKMEINVGPFSRRVPLSVEVDPGTAEARYRAGFLYVSFRKGRAQGDQRRQITITR; from the coding sequence ATGAGCAAGCGGGACCGCACGGGTGAGCTGGAGGAGATCTTCGAGATCCTCGTCACGTCCTACGCCCAGAAGGGCGGCGTCCTGCCGGGCGAAGCCGATCTGAGCTGGAAGCCGGCCACCGACGCCTACGAAACCGAGGACTCGTTCATCGTCCAGATGGACCTCGCCGGCATGGACCCCACCCAGATCGAGGTCCTCGCCGACGAGAAGACGCTGCTGGTGCGGGGCATCCGCCGCGACTCCTCGGGGCCGGGCAAGAAGCATTTCCACAAGATGGAGATCAACGTGGGGCCGTTCTCCCGGCGGGTGCCGCTGTCGGTCGAGGTCGATCCCGGCACGGCCGAGGCCCGCTACCGGGCCGGTTTCCTCTATGTCTCGTTCCGCAAGGGACGGGCCCAGGGCGATCAGCGGCGCCAGATCACCATCACGCGCTGA